From the genome of Bordetella sp. H567, one region includes:
- a CDS encoding carboxymuconolactone decarboxylase family protein — translation MSTPRLPRVPLLEPAQMSPEQKRIHDVITSGPRGQVRGPLGVWLHRPAMAEHAQALGQYCRYETSLPTRLSEWAILIMARHWRSEYEWWAHKPRAIKAGVGEKMIAALREGTPIPYAQADEALVHEFLTVLHETRRTPQALYERIVHVLGESGVIDLVSIAGYYTLIAMTLGAFDIQPPEGTPAELGE, via the coding sequence ATGAGCACCCCCCGTTTGCCCCGCGTTCCCTTGCTGGAACCCGCGCAGATGAGCCCCGAGCAGAAGCGCATCCATGACGTGATCACTTCCGGGCCTCGCGGGCAGGTGCGCGGGCCCTTGGGCGTGTGGCTGCACCGTCCGGCCATGGCCGAACATGCCCAGGCGTTGGGTCAATATTGCCGCTATGAAACCAGCCTGCCCACACGGCTGTCGGAATGGGCGATCCTGATCATGGCGCGGCACTGGCGTTCGGAATATGAGTGGTGGGCACACAAGCCCCGCGCAATAAAGGCGGGCGTTGGTGAAAAGATGATCGCGGCCCTACGCGAAGGTACGCCCATCCCCTACGCCCAGGCCGACGAGGCGCTGGTCCATGAATTCCTGACGGTATTGCACGAAACCCGTCGCACGCCGCAGGCGCTGTATGAGCGCATCGTGCATGTGCTGGGGGAGTCCGGCGTGATCGACCTGGTCAGCATCGCCGGCTATTACACCTTGATCGCCATGACGCTGGGTGCGTTCGATATCCAGCCACCGGAAGGCACGCCCGCGGAGTTGGGCGAATAA
- a CDS encoding glutathione S-transferase yields MAPYDLWYWDGIPGRGEFVRLALEAGGIPYRDRAREPGGDAAIVRDMKTRDHHPPFAPPYLVGEGISVGQTANILLFLGEKHGLAPQDLAGRLWVHQIQLTIADLVAEAHDVHHPIANSLYYEDQKKEAARRAKHFREERIPKFLAWFERILVHEGLWLAGGEKWTYADLSLFQLIDGLRFAFPKRMATLAGQYPKVRRLYERVAALPELQEYLSSERRLPYGDGIFRHYPALDAA; encoded by the coding sequence ATGGCACCTTACGACCTCTGGTATTGGGACGGCATTCCGGGGCGTGGCGAGTTCGTGCGCCTGGCACTTGAGGCTGGCGGCATTCCCTATCGGGATCGGGCGCGCGAGCCGGGCGGCGACGCGGCGATCGTCCGCGACATGAAGACCCGCGACCACCATCCGCCGTTCGCACCGCCCTACCTCGTGGGGGAGGGCATATCGGTCGGCCAGACCGCCAACATCCTGCTTTTCCTGGGCGAGAAACATGGCCTGGCGCCGCAGGACCTCGCCGGCCGGCTTTGGGTGCACCAGATACAGCTCACCATCGCCGACCTCGTCGCCGAGGCGCACGATGTGCACCATCCCATCGCCAATAGTCTCTATTACGAGGATCAGAAGAAAGAGGCGGCGCGACGCGCCAAGCATTTCCGCGAAGAACGCATTCCCAAGTTCCTGGCCTGGTTCGAACGCATCCTGGTGCACGAAGGCTTGTGGTTGGCGGGTGGCGAAAAATGGACCTATGCCGATCTCTCGCTGTTCCAGCTCATCGATGGATTGCGCTTTGCCTTCCCCAAGCGCATGGCCACTCTCGCGGGACAGTATCCCAAGGTCAGGCGCTTGTACGAGCGCGTGGCCGCCCTGCCGGAACTGCAGGAGTATCTGTCCAGCGAACGCCGCCTACCGTACGGCGATGGGATATTCCGCCACTATCCGGCGCTGGACGCGGCCTAA
- a CDS encoding ABC transporter permease: protein MSAGRFLLRLITGIALVLILGPILVIFLFAFSSADTLVFPPPGFSLRWFQAFFTIPEMRQAFGLSLWLAFVSATLAGLLGLLAAIYASRRRGWLSNLLQMLFMAPLVFPTIILGLALLLLYRTLGVAILPGLLIAHVVVCLPYAFRAIVAALQAFDTALEEAGLSLGAGPIKSFMLITMPIIWPALLSAWLFAFIVSFGELNAALFLTGPGIVTLPIEIFSYLQFQGSQLVVAAASALQVIMIILILVLAERIVGARRIVQR from the coding sequence ATGAGCGCCGGCCGCTTTCTTTTGCGCCTCATTACCGGCATCGCGCTGGTCCTGATCCTGGGGCCTATCCTGGTCATCTTCCTGTTTGCTTTCAGCTCGGCCGATACGCTGGTCTTTCCGCCGCCCGGCTTTTCCCTGCGCTGGTTCCAGGCCTTCTTCACCATTCCGGAGATGCGACAGGCTTTCGGACTGAGCCTGTGGCTGGCGTTTGTTTCCGCGACGCTGGCGGGCCTGCTCGGATTGCTGGCCGCCATCTATGCGTCGCGGCGACGCGGCTGGCTATCCAACCTGCTGCAAATGCTGTTCATGGCGCCGCTGGTTTTTCCCACCATCATCCTGGGCCTGGCCCTGCTGCTTTTGTATCGCACCCTGGGGGTTGCCATCCTGCCGGGCTTGTTGATCGCCCACGTGGTGGTGTGCCTGCCGTATGCGTTTCGAGCCATCGTCGCTGCCCTGCAGGCCTTCGATACCGCATTGGAGGAAGCCGGGCTGAGCCTGGGCGCGGGTCCGATCAAGTCCTTCATGTTGATCACCATGCCGATCATCTGGCCGGCGCTGCTGTCGGCCTGGCTTTTCGCCTTCATCGTCTCTTTCGGCGAATTGAACGCCGCGCTGTTTCTTACCGGACCCGGCATCGTCACGCTGCCGATCGAGATCTTCAGTTATCTTCAGTTCCAGGGCAGCCAACTGGTCGTGGCCGCCGCCTCGGCGCTACAGGTCATCATGATCATCCTGATCCTCGTGCTCGCCGAACGCATCGTCGGGGCGCGGCGTATCGTGCAACGGTAG
- a CDS encoding ABC transporter permease, whose protein sequence is MSGPARPPEGRAPSLGEAVAQRQEGTSSGAPARPPEGRAPSLGEAVAQRQEGTSSGAPARPREGRAPSLGEEVAQRQDDTPRNRALLSRTGLLWAVATPPVLLLLVFFVLPLAYLFFVSFMTNSQTALYDLAPTLRNYVEVATDPFYLLIIQRTLLATGVVLIACLLLGYPVALYASRLPPRGRMIMLLLMMFPLMVSNVVRAYGWVSILGRTGILSVTLREAGLTDRPIQFLYSFDAVVVGLLTILLPFMVVSITNSLTAIDQRYTEAAQSLGAGPWQTFFRVTLPLSSPGVTSGLMLVTFLMLSAYVTIALLGGPRFKLLVSLVFDSAATFRWPRAAALSFVLLAIALVIAAAIQIVMRPQRVQGKGT, encoded by the coding sequence ATGAGCGGGCCCGCGCGGCCGCCCGAAGGGCGCGCTCCCTCCCTTGGGGAGGCAGTCGCGCAGCGACAGGAGGGCACATCGTCCGGCGCGCCCGCGCGGCCGCCCGAAGGGCGCGCTCCCTCCCTTGGGGAGGCAGTCGCGCAGCGACAGGAGGGCACATCGTCCGGCGCGCCCGCGCGGCCGCGCGAAGGGCGCGCTCCCTCCCTTGGGGAGGAAGTCGCGCAGCGACAGGACGACACACCCCGGAACCGCGCGCTGCTGTCGCGTACGGGACTGCTGTGGGCGGTGGCCACGCCGCCCGTCCTGCTGCTGCTCGTGTTCTTCGTCCTGCCGCTGGCCTACCTGTTCTTCGTCAGCTTCATGACGAACTCCCAGACGGCGCTGTACGACCTGGCGCCGACCCTGCGCAACTACGTCGAGGTCGCCACCGACCCCTTCTACCTGTTGATCATCCAGCGCACCTTGCTGGCTACCGGCGTGGTACTGATCGCCTGTCTCCTGCTCGGCTACCCCGTGGCCCTCTACGCCTCGCGCCTGCCGCCGCGCGGACGCATGATCATGCTGCTGCTCATGATGTTCCCCTTGATGGTCAGCAACGTCGTGCGCGCCTATGGCTGGGTCAGCATCCTGGGCCGTACCGGCATTCTCAGTGTCACCCTGCGCGAAGCTGGCCTGACGGATCGGCCCATCCAGTTCCTGTATTCCTTCGATGCGGTGGTGGTCGGCCTGCTGACCATCCTGCTTCCCTTCATGGTCGTGTCCATTACGAATTCCCTCACGGCCATCGACCAGCGCTATACCGAGGCGGCGCAATCGCTGGGTGCCGGCCCGTGGCAGACTTTCTTCCGCGTCACGCTGCCGCTGTCCAGTCCCGGCGTGACCTCCGGCCTGATGCTCGTCACCTTCCTCATGCTGAGCGCCTATGTCACCATCGCGCTGCTGGGCGGTCCGCGGTTCAAGCTGCTGGTCAGCTTGGTGTTCGACAGCGCCGCGACCTTCCGCTGGCCTCGCGCGGCCGCGTTGTCCTTCGTGCTGCTGGCCATCGCCCTGGTCATCGCGGCCGCCATCCAGATCGTGATGCGCCCGCAAAGGGTGCAGGGGAAGGGCACATGA
- a CDS encoding ABC transporter ATP-binding protein, which yields MSVVASAVVDGPARTADAAALDVRFDGVEKRFGPTVALHRLDLDIERGTFFSLLGPSGCGKTTTLRLIAGFEQPSRGDIHIRGKRVTGVPAHKRNFGMVFQSFALFPHLTVAENVAFGLKMRRVDTASIARRVAGALDMVALGGFGQRYPRQLSGGQQQRVALARAIVFEPDVLLLDEPLSALDKLLREQMQVELRQLQRRLGTTTVFVTHDQEEALTMSDRVAVMKDGRIQQAGAPRDIYERPGTEFVATFLGASNILHGEIRGREGDKLVVGLGGTCLTVDAPAGTGTASGSHAVGDAIKLALRPEKVRLDPQGRLAATLKEVVYRGAQTHLFMESEGGALAAHLPNDGVRAMHLAPGAVVRLAWDDAAVVALAPTPAAPGTQTPTAGSRGDGRARP from the coding sequence GTGAGCGTGGTGGCGAGCGCGGTGGTGGACGGCCCCGCACGGACAGCGGATGCCGCTGCCCTGGATGTACGCTTCGATGGCGTGGAAAAGCGTTTCGGACCGACCGTCGCCTTGCATCGGCTGGATCTCGATATCGAGCGCGGGACTTTCTTCTCCCTGCTCGGGCCCAGTGGCTGCGGCAAGACCACCACGCTGCGCCTTATCGCCGGCTTCGAACAGCCGAGCCGCGGCGATATCCACATCCGCGGCAAGCGCGTCACCGGCGTGCCGGCCCACAAGCGCAACTTCGGCATGGTCTTCCAGAGCTTCGCCTTGTTTCCGCACCTGACGGTGGCCGAGAACGTCGCGTTCGGGCTGAAGATGCGCCGCGTCGACACGGCCAGCATCGCGCGCCGCGTGGCCGGTGCGCTGGACATGGTGGCGCTCGGCGGGTTCGGGCAGCGCTATCCGCGCCAGTTATCCGGCGGACAGCAGCAGCGCGTCGCGTTGGCGCGCGCCATCGTGTTCGAGCCGGACGTGCTGCTGCTGGACGAGCCGCTGTCGGCATTGGATAAATTGCTGCGCGAGCAGATGCAGGTCGAACTGAGGCAGCTGCAACGCCGCCTGGGCACCACGACGGTGTTCGTCACGCACGACCAGGAAGAGGCCCTGACCATGTCCGATCGCGTGGCCGTCATGAAGGACGGCCGCATCCAGCAGGCCGGCGCGCCGCGCGACATCTACGAACGTCCAGGCACGGAGTTCGTCGCCACCTTCCTAGGCGCCAGCAACATCCTGCACGGCGAAATCCGCGGCCGCGAGGGCGACAAGCTGGTGGTCGGCCTGGGCGGTACCTGCCTGACCGTGGACGCCCCCGCCGGCACGGGCACCGCAAGCGGATCCCACGCGGTCGGCGACGCCATCAAGCTCGCGCTGCGCCCGGAAAAGGTCCGCCTGGACCCACAAGGCCGCCTGGCCGCCACGCTAAAAGAGGTGGTGTACCGCGGCGCGCAGACGCATCTGTTCATGGAAAGCGAAGGCGGCGCGCTGGCGGCCCATCTGCCGAATGACGGCGTGCGCGCCATGCACCTCGCCCCCGGCGCGGTGGTCCGCCTGGCCTGGGACGACGCCGCCGTGGTGGCACTCGCGCCCACGCCGGCTGCCCCCGGTACCCAAACCCCTACCGCCGGCTCGCGCGGGGACGGGAGGGCACGTCCATGA
- a CDS encoding ABC transporter substrate-binding protein has protein sequence MQRREFLKKSAVTAMGMSAAGRLSLAAAQSSGTLAMMTWGGLWGNGMAQYVDAPFAKSTGYTITQDRGPTPVERVTKLKINLGNQPYDLVQLHDGVVPLAESQGVLEPLDPASPNLSFLKQIPDRFKRPGWVAMIYSALGIVYNPKEVKNPPRGYADLWRPEFQGRIVLPEITHSIGPYIIPIGAMAAGKDPKDEKAGFDMLRKMVKLEPIWAKDTDTIMSSLQTGEAVVGLLYKSQTYTVREKGGQAEWVFPAEGAISYVAGTGIAKGTKHKALAEQYINMTLNPEYQTWVAKVFNYAGSNPAMIKLLSPELQQRVQFSDAEVSRIIDLDQAFISARRGDWTDQWNRVISGA, from the coding sequence ATGCAGCGCCGCGAATTTCTGAAGAAGTCGGCCGTCACGGCCATGGGCATGTCGGCCGCCGGCCGTCTGTCGCTCGCCGCGGCGCAATCGTCCGGTACGCTGGCGATGATGACGTGGGGCGGCCTGTGGGGCAACGGCATGGCCCAGTACGTGGACGCCCCGTTCGCCAAGAGTACCGGCTACACCATCACCCAGGACCGCGGGCCCACGCCGGTCGAACGGGTGACCAAGCTGAAGATCAACCTGGGCAACCAGCCCTACGACCTCGTACAGCTGCACGACGGCGTCGTTCCGCTGGCCGAGTCGCAGGGCGTGCTGGAACCCCTGGATCCCGCCTCGCCGAATCTGAGCTTCCTGAAGCAGATTCCGGATCGCTTCAAGCGGCCCGGGTGGGTCGCGATGATCTATTCGGCGCTGGGTATCGTCTACAACCCCAAGGAAGTCAAGAATCCCCCACGCGGATACGCGGACCTCTGGCGTCCCGAATTCCAGGGGCGCATCGTGCTGCCCGAGATCACCCACTCCATCGGCCCCTACATCATCCCCATCGGCGCGATGGCGGCCGGCAAGGACCCGAAGGACGAAAAAGCGGGCTTCGACATGCTGCGCAAGATGGTCAAGCTGGAGCCGATCTGGGCCAAGGATACGGACACCATCATGAGCTCGCTGCAGACCGGCGAGGCCGTCGTCGGGCTGCTTTACAAATCGCAGACCTATACCGTGCGCGAAAAGGGCGGCCAGGCGGAATGGGTGTTTCCCGCCGAAGGCGCGATTTCCTATGTGGCGGGCACCGGTATCGCCAAGGGCACAAAGCACAAGGCCCTGGCCGAGCAATACATCAATATGACGCTGAACCCGGAATATCAGACCTGGGTGGCGAAGGTATTCAATTACGCCGGCTCCAATCCCGCCATGATCAAGCTGCTGTCGCCCGAGCTGCAGCAGCGCGTGCAGTTCTCCGATGCGGAAGTCTCCCGCATCATCGATCTGGACCAGGCCTTTATTTCGGCGCGGCGCGGCGATTGGACCGATCAATGGAACCGCGTCATCAGCGGCGCCTAG
- a CDS encoding DUF3772 domain-containing protein has protein sequence MWSHAQTSTPQQEIDKSLDAARKEMEALRKNLAEQTDDAELLRRRAAAMDIQSKADAIAEKLTPILASVQARLTELGPASDTGKEARDIAAQRADLEKSRSTLDAQIKLARLLSVEGVQTAELVSTMRRSQFQARLGERRPSMLGTQFRDDFEEDLPRDLSRFDSLRDELAAALRGTPGWVWAVLLALAAAVIGMSAAVARVVRRFTASRVPAGRLRRSFHALIVVLVATLAPGLIGQLLYIGLDWQGQLPDATQALISGFAGMLCMGGYVTGLGLALISPSRPSWRLPDIPDAIAEKMRWFPHTLGPLIVVVWLLDRLPVSLNASLSTAISVNCLVTFLLVALMATALVRLERTRRKVLRDPETGHAPPRPLWMLITVSTAWVVMAVGLIAVLTGYVAFGNFAAKQLVWTLIVLSSAYLLTVLTDDFFMSVLGSSRRDADGHEHGPEPRIRDQAAVVLSGVTRVLIGLVAFVMVLGQFAEGPVELLQRAEQLLNGLAIGHVELRPAALVQGFLVLAASLLGVRLLKRWLINRYLPTTTLDPGMQTSATTLFGYIGVAVAVGLSLSAVGIGLERVAWVASALSVGIGFGLQAVVQNFVSGLILLAERPVKVGDWVSLGGVEGDIRRINVRATEIQMSDRSTVIVPNSEFITKTVRNVTHANPLGLVQIKLPMPLATDATKTREIILSAFREHEDILDTPAPNVFLDGIDAGNLMFNATGYVGSPRQAYGTRSALLFEVLQRLAEANIGLGKPPTMLVAAPAPLLPGIAASAEPLAPAPPDPSRTADTE, from the coding sequence ATGTGGAGCCACGCCCAGACCTCGACCCCGCAACAGGAAATCGACAAGTCGCTGGATGCCGCCCGCAAGGAGATGGAAGCCCTGCGCAAGAACCTGGCGGAACAGACGGATGACGCGGAGTTGCTGCGTCGGCGTGCGGCGGCAATGGACATCCAGTCCAAGGCCGACGCGATCGCGGAAAAGCTGACGCCCATACTCGCCTCGGTGCAGGCGCGCCTGACCGAACTGGGGCCTGCTTCCGATACGGGCAAGGAGGCACGCGACATCGCGGCCCAGCGCGCCGATCTGGAGAAGTCCCGCTCCACGCTGGATGCGCAGATCAAGCTGGCCCGGCTGCTGTCCGTGGAAGGCGTGCAGACCGCCGAGCTGGTGTCGACCATGCGGCGTTCGCAGTTCCAGGCGCGGCTGGGTGAACGGCGGCCCTCGATGCTGGGCACGCAGTTCCGCGACGACTTCGAGGAGGATCTGCCGCGCGACCTGAGCCGGTTCGACAGCCTGCGCGACGAACTGGCCGCTGCCTTGCGCGGCACGCCCGGATGGGTGTGGGCCGTTCTGCTGGCGTTGGCGGCCGCGGTCATCGGCATGTCGGCGGCGGTGGCGCGCGTGGTGCGCCGCTTCACCGCATCGCGGGTACCGGCGGGCCGGCTGCGCCGTTCTTTCCATGCGCTGATCGTGGTGCTGGTGGCCACGCTGGCACCCGGCCTGATCGGGCAGCTCCTGTACATCGGCCTGGACTGGCAAGGGCAGTTGCCGGACGCCACGCAGGCGCTGATATCCGGTTTTGCCGGCATGCTTTGCATGGGAGGCTACGTCACCGGGCTGGGCCTGGCCTTGATATCGCCTTCCCGGCCCTCGTGGCGGCTGCCGGACATCCCGGATGCGATCGCCGAGAAAATGCGGTGGTTTCCGCATACGCTGGGCCCCCTGATCGTCGTGGTGTGGCTGCTCGACCGCCTGCCGGTTTCGCTGAATGCCAGCCTGAGCACGGCGATCTCCGTCAATTGCCTGGTGACCTTCCTGCTGGTCGCCCTCATGGCGACGGCCTTGGTGCGGCTGGAACGCACGCGGCGCAAGGTCCTGCGCGATCCGGAGACCGGCCATGCGCCGCCCCGCCCGCTATGGATGCTGATCACCGTCAGCACGGCATGGGTCGTCATGGCGGTTGGGCTGATCGCGGTGCTGACCGGCTATGTGGCCTTCGGCAACTTCGCGGCCAAGCAGCTGGTATGGACCCTCATCGTGCTCAGCTCCGCCTACCTGCTGACGGTGCTGACCGACGATTTCTTCATGTCGGTGCTGGGCTCCTCCAGGCGTGACGCCGACGGCCATGAGCACGGCCCCGAACCGCGCATCCGCGACCAGGCCGCGGTGGTGCTGTCCGGCGTGACCCGCGTGCTGATCGGGCTGGTGGCCTTCGTGATGGTGCTGGGCCAGTTCGCCGAGGGGCCGGTGGAGCTCCTGCAGCGCGCGGAGCAACTGCTCAACGGCCTGGCGATCGGCCATGTCGAACTGCGCCCCGCCGCGCTGGTCCAGGGTTTCCTCGTCCTGGCCGCCAGCCTGCTGGGCGTGCGCCTGCTCAAGCGCTGGCTGATCAACCGCTACCTGCCCACCACGACGCTGGATCCGGGCATGCAGACGTCGGCCACCACGCTGTTCGGCTACATAGGCGTGGCCGTCGCGGTGGGCCTGTCGCTGTCGGCGGTGGGCATCGGGCTGGAACGGGTGGCCTGGGTTGCCAGCGCCTTGTCGGTGGGTATCGGCTTCGGCCTGCAGGCGGTGGTGCAGAACTTCGTCTCCGGCCTGATCCTGCTGGCCGAACGCCCGGTCAAGGTGGGCGACTGGGTGTCGCTGGGGGGTGTCGAAGGCGATATCCGCCGCATCAATGTACGGGCCACGGAAATCCAGATGAGCGACCGCTCCACGGTGATCGTGCCCAATTCGGAGTTCATCACCAAGACGGTCCGCAACGTCACCCATGCCAACCCGCTGGGCCTGGTACAGATCAAGCTGCCCATGCCGCTGGCCACGGATGCGACCAAGACGCGCGAAATCATTCTTTCGGCATTCCGCGAGCACGAGGACATCCTGGATACGCCGGCGCCCAATGTGTTCCTGGACGGCATCGATGCCGGCAACCTGATGTTCAACGCGACTGGCTACGTCGGCTCGCCGCGCCAGGCCTACGGCACCCGCAGCGCACTGCTGTTCGAGGTCCTGCAGCGCCTGGCCGAGGCCAACATCGGCCTGGGCAAGCCGCCCACCATGCTGGTCGCCGCCCCCGCGCCGCTGCTGCCGGGGATAGCCGCCAGCGCGGAGCCCCTCGCGCCGGCGCCGCCCGACCCTTCCCGCACGGCCGACACGGAATAG
- a CDS encoding tripartite tricarboxylate transporter substrate binding protein, whose translation MIKRLARLLALTVVLCAPGGAWAGQYPDKPIHIVVPYPPGGFNDTLGRLVGAKLSAAWGQPVIVENRPGAGTIVGTSTVAKAPADGYTLLVAQFPFASNPSVYRSLPYDTGKDFAPIVLAGQSPMLLTVRKDSSIKTVRDLVQAAKKSPAAINYGSSGTGSSNHLAMALFERMAGIHMVQIPYKGSSPMMTDLAGGQVEAAFDAIANCWAFVQSGKVRPIAVADTRRTPLLPDLPTVSEAGVPGYDVSSWHGFVAPAGTPPEILDKLNTQINAILRMDDVRETFKAQGVVPAGGSRADFSRFIGQQMTKWRQVVAEAGIPPQ comes from the coding sequence TTGATCAAGCGACTTGCGCGCCTGCTGGCGTTGACCGTGGTCCTGTGCGCGCCAGGCGGCGCGTGGGCGGGGCAGTATCCCGACAAACCCATCCACATCGTCGTGCCTTACCCGCCGGGAGGATTCAACGACACACTGGGGCGGCTGGTGGGGGCCAAGCTGAGCGCGGCCTGGGGCCAGCCGGTAATCGTCGAGAACCGGCCCGGCGCGGGCACCATCGTGGGGACGTCCACGGTGGCCAAGGCGCCGGCCGACGGCTATACCTTGCTGGTGGCGCAGTTTCCCTTCGCGTCCAATCCGTCGGTATACCGGTCCTTGCCCTACGACACGGGCAAGGACTTCGCGCCCATCGTGCTGGCGGGCCAGTCGCCCATGCTGCTGACGGTGCGCAAGGACTCCTCGATCAAGACGGTCCGCGACCTGGTCCAGGCGGCGAAGAAATCGCCGGCGGCCATCAACTACGGTTCATCCGGCACCGGGTCGTCCAATCATCTGGCCATGGCGCTGTTCGAACGCATGGCCGGCATCCACATGGTGCAGATTCCCTACAAAGGCAGTTCGCCCATGATGACCGACCTGGCCGGCGGCCAGGTCGAGGCCGCATTCGACGCGATCGCCAACTGTTGGGCCTTCGTCCAGTCCGGCAAGGTGCGTCCCATCGCGGTGGCCGATACGCGCCGCACGCCGCTGCTGCCGGATTTGCCGACGGTGTCGGAAGCGGGGGTGCCCGGCTATGACGTCTCGTCCTGGCACGGCTTCGTCGCGCCCGCCGGCACGCCGCCGGAGATCCTGGACAAGCTGAATACGCAGATCAACGCGATCCTGCGCATGGACGACGTGCGCGAAACCTTCAAGGCGCAAGGCGTGGTGCCGGCCGGGGGCAGCCGCGCGGACTTCTCCCGGTTCATCGGGCAACAGATGACGAAGTGGCGCCAGGTCGTCGCCGAGGCCGGCATTCCGCCGCAGTAG
- a CDS encoding LysR family transcriptional regulator: protein MEFRQIQYFICLFEEGTVTRAARRLNIVQPALSMQIARLEEELGRKLFERSQQGMQPTAAARQMYRLFLPILRDYTHAREQVLRTDGELNGHVNVGMIASVAQGVLSDALAAFNARHPKVTVTVTDGYSATLADLVAGGQLDAAFINKPRRPLSLSVEHIADEDVVLVTGTGHAHGLGPTLSFREAAALDLALPTRQHGLRGILESFARTEDVDLSPQFEMDSIVSIIKLVERTRYATLLPRVAIRNRVRRGRLNCHEVVSPRLIRQIACVTHPRRALSAEATAFVGVLADHVRGLAEDADTPAASRNDATAEASPPRG from the coding sequence ATGGAATTCCGCCAGATCCAATACTTCATCTGCCTGTTCGAGGAAGGCACCGTCACGCGCGCCGCCCGCCGCCTGAATATCGTGCAGCCCGCACTGAGCATGCAGATCGCCCGGCTGGAGGAAGAGCTGGGCCGCAAGTTGTTCGAACGCAGCCAGCAGGGCATGCAGCCGACAGCCGCGGCGCGGCAGATGTACCGGCTGTTCCTGCCCATCCTGCGGGATTACACGCATGCGCGCGAGCAGGTGCTGCGCACGGACGGCGAGCTGAACGGCCACGTCAACGTGGGCATGATCGCCTCGGTCGCCCAAGGCGTGCTGTCCGACGCCCTGGCGGCATTCAATGCCCGTCACCCGAAGGTGACGGTGACCGTGACGGACGGATATAGCGCGACCCTGGCGGACCTGGTCGCGGGCGGCCAGCTGGACGCGGCGTTCATCAACAAGCCACGCCGGCCGCTGTCGCTCAGCGTGGAACACATCGCGGACGAAGACGTCGTGCTGGTCACGGGCACCGGGCACGCCCATGGCCTGGGGCCCACGCTGTCGTTCCGCGAAGCCGCCGCGCTGGACCTGGCCCTGCCCACCCGGCAGCACGGCCTGCGCGGCATCCTGGAAAGCTTTGCCCGCACCGAGGACGTCGACCTGTCGCCGCAGTTCGAAATGGACTCCATCGTCTCCATCATCAAGCTGGTGGAACGCACGCGCTACGCCACCCTCCTGCCGCGCGTGGCCATACGCAATCGCGTCCGCCGCGGACGCCTGAACTGCCACGAAGTGGTATCGCCGCGCCTGATCCGGCAGATCGCCTGTGTCACGCACCCTCGCCGCGCGTTGAGCGCGGAGGCCACCGCCTTCGTCGGCGTGCTCGCCGACCACGTGCGCGGCCTGGCGGAAGACGCCGACACGCCGGCCGCCAGTCGGAACGATGCGACGGCCGAGGCATCGCCCCCGCGGGGCTAG
- a CDS encoding transglycosylase SLT domain-containing protein translates to MCALAAARVRPAALAALVFPLVWLSGCATAPPRNPEDICAIFREKDDWYEAALDIQKKWGVPVQVPFAILFQESGFRYDAKPPRDYLLGFIPWGRVSSAYGYAQAKDETWDDYVSQNHRWFASRDDFDDAMDFMGWYIDKTQKLNGVSKLDAYGQYLNYHEGWGGYRARSYNRKPWLIGVARKVQARADRFRQQYAGCKDELDSGFWPF, encoded by the coding sequence ATGTGCGCCCTTGCCGCCGCGCGGGTGCGCCCGGCCGCGCTCGCGGCGCTGGTCTTTCCGCTGGTGTGGCTGTCCGGCTGCGCGACCGCGCCGCCGCGCAATCCGGAGGATATCTGCGCCATCTTCCGTGAAAAGGACGACTGGTACGAGGCCGCGTTGGATATCCAGAAAAAATGGGGCGTGCCGGTGCAGGTGCCGTTCGCCATCCTGTTCCAGGAATCGGGCTTTCGCTACGACGCCAAGCCGCCGCGCGATTATCTGCTGGGCTTCATCCCCTGGGGGCGCGTGAGCTCGGCCTACGGCTATGCCCAGGCCAAGGATGAAACCTGGGACGACTATGTCAGCCAGAACCACCGCTGGTTCGCGAGCCGGGACGACTTCGACGACGCCATGGATTTCATGGGCTGGTACATCGACAAGACGCAGAAGCTGAACGGCGTGTCGAAGTTGGACGCCTATGGCCAATACCTGAATTACCACGAAGGGTGGGGCGGCTACCGTGCCAGGAGCTACAACCGCAAGCCGTGGCTGATCGGCGTCGCGCGCAAGGTGCAGGCGCGTGCCGATCGCTTCCGTCAGCAGTACGCCGGCTGCAAGGATGAACTGGATTCCGGTTTCTGGCCGTTCTAG